Proteins found in one Amycolatopsis umgeniensis genomic segment:
- a CDS encoding urease accessory protein UreD: MKAHARLTACFEGGRTVLRELRSMAPLTLLPKRGAGVAAIVHLVNSATSPLGGDELKLTIHVGPGASLRLSGVAATIALPGLHGEESVTEVDVVVEDGGSLEYLPEPTVVTARARHRAVFTAALAADAYLHTREVLVLGRAGERPGSLVTTQHVTRGEVPVLRQTLEIGDSTLDSSLAHLAGRRVLATDLVVGGPSVPEASGEWWSRTSLAAGGTLTTSLAPDAVTALRVFGAP, from the coding sequence GTGAAGGCGCACGCGCGGCTGACCGCCTGCTTCGAGGGCGGCCGGACCGTACTGCGTGAGCTGCGCTCGATGGCGCCGCTCACGCTCCTTCCCAAACGGGGCGCCGGTGTGGCGGCGATCGTGCATCTGGTCAACTCGGCGACCTCGCCTTTGGGGGGCGACGAACTGAAGTTGACCATCCACGTCGGCCCCGGTGCTTCGCTGCGGCTCTCCGGAGTCGCGGCGACCATCGCGCTGCCTGGGTTGCACGGCGAAGAGAGTGTGACCGAAGTGGACGTCGTCGTGGAGGACGGCGGCTCGCTGGAGTACCTGCCGGAGCCGACCGTCGTGACCGCCAGGGCCCGGCACCGCGCGGTGTTCACCGCGGCTCTGGCGGCCGACGCGTACCTGCACACGCGGGAGGTGCTCGTTCTCGGCAGGGCCGGTGAGCGGCCTGGGTCCCTGGTGACCACGCAGCACGTGACACGTGGCGAAGTCCCTGTGCTGCGGCAAACGCTGGAGATCGGGGACTCCACTTTGGACTCCAGCCTCGCGCATCTGGCCGGACGGCGGGTGCTCGCGACCGATCTGGTCGTCGGCGGCCCCTCGGTTCCCGAAGCGTCCGGCGAGTGGTGGTCGCGGACGTCATTGGCCGCGGGCGGAACACTCACGACGTCCTTGGCGCCGGACGCCGTCACCGCGCTCCGGGTGTTCGGCGCGCCCTAG